A window of Vigna unguiculata cultivar IT97K-499-35 chromosome 4, ASM411807v1, whole genome shotgun sequence contains these coding sequences:
- the LOC114181115 gene encoding uncharacterized protein LOC114181115 — MNCYGLQKNAFAACEEMRGSVNFVDKKESVVCPKPRRVGVISNMPMRHLRWHFNQQAEGSDSKGGAELLEIMFKKESYGKEFSNQVASSPPFFCGSPPVRAANPVVQDVRFGEKHDPSITTSSPSGLFSPSSASGKAGFVRMSFGLKPSTVRIEGFDCLNRDCQNSRIPTVA, encoded by the exons ATGAACTGTTATGGTCTTCAAAAGAACGCCTTTGCAGCCTGTGAAGAGATGAGAGGCTCTGTGAATTTCGTTGATAAGAAGGAGTCCGTCGTTTGCCCTAAGCCACGCCGAGTTGGGGTTATATCTAACATGCCTATGAGGCACTTGAGATGGCATTTCAA TCAACAGGCCGAGGGTTCTGATTCAAAAGGTGGGGCGGAGCTACTAGAGATTATGTTTAAGAAG GAGAGTTATGGGAAGGAGTTTTCAAATCAGGTAGCTTCATCTCCTCCATTTTTTTGTGGATCTCCTCCTGTTCGAGCTGCAAATCCCGTGGTCCAGGATGTTCGATTTGGAGAAAAGCATGATCCATCGATTACGACTTCATCACCATCAGGTTTATTTTCTCCATCCTCGGCTTCTGGCAAAGCAGGGTTTGTTAGGATGAGTTTCGGACTTAAACCGTCCACAGTTAGAATTGAGGGATTTGATTGCCTCAACAGGGATTGCCAGAATTCTAGGATCCCTACTGTTGCCTAA